The Clostridioides difficile genome has a segment encoding these proteins:
- the pyrE gene encoding orotate phosphoribosyltransferase, with the protein MSKVDVVDILKKSDALLEGHFLLSSGKHSNRYVQCAKLLRFPEYAAEVLNTVVEQIKDLGIDLVVGPAMGGVVVSYELGRQLGKEAIFTERKDNTMELRRGFEVKKGAKIIIAEDVVTTGKSTMETKRVLEALGGEVIGVACIADRTNHDIGMPIYSAVKLDIQVYEADECPLCKEGKLPVVKPGSREFKELGM; encoded by the coding sequence ATGAGTAAAGTAGACGTAGTAGATATATTAAAGAAAAGCGATGCATTATTAGAGGGGCATTTCCTATTATCTTCAGGAAAGCACAGTAACAGATATGTGCAATGTGCAAAGTTATTAAGATTTCCAGAGTATGCAGCTGAAGTATTAAATACAGTTGTTGAACAAATAAAAGATTTAGGTATAGACTTAGTTGTTGGGCCAGCTATGGGTGGAGTAGTAGTTTCTTATGAGTTAGGAAGACAATTAGGAAAAGAAGCTATATTCACTGAGAGAAAAGATAATACAATGGAGTTAAGAAGAGGGTTTGAAGTTAAAAAAGGTGCAAAGATAATAATTGCTGAAGATGTTGTTACTACTGGTAAGTCAACTATGGAAACAAAAAGAGTATTAGAAGCATTAGGTGGGGAAGTTATAGGTGTTGCTTGTATAGCTGATAGAACTAATCATGATATAGGTATGCCTATATATAGTGCAGTAAAACTTGATATTCAAGTTTATGAAGCTGATGAATGTCCTTTATGTAAAGAAGGAAAATTACCAGTTGTTAAACCTGGGAGTAGAGAATTTAAAGAATTAGGAATGTAA
- a CDS encoding ketopantoate reductase family protein has translation MSNQLEKNQKKVVFFGVGAVGATFAEQFLNSKYDFKILCDKERKKRYLEDGFIINGKRYDFDYITKDEYKQEADFIIIGLKYNNLKENIEELDGLVGKNTVIMSLLNGVDSEEIIGERFGIEKMVYSYVTNIDAKKINNNIIHTTNGIIVFGNKDNSEDRKTDIITEVFDSVNIEYVLSKNIQRDMWWKYMVNIGVNHTSAILGAPYGVFQDSKYLRELAKSAMREVVDIAQVKGICLTEEDVENSLHRILEHSREGRTSMLQDVEAHRLTEVDMFSKNICELGRKYNIPTPVNQTFFYMIKVIESRF, from the coding sequence ATGAGTAATCAATTAGAGAAAAATCAAAAAAAGGTTGTATTTTTTGGAGTTGGTGCTGTTGGAGCTACCTTTGCAGAACAATTTTTAAATTCTAAATATGATTTTAAAATTCTTTGTGATAAGGAAAGAAAGAAAAGATATTTAGAAGATGGTTTTATAATAAATGGGAAAAGATATGACTTTGATTATATAACTAAAGATGAGTATAAACAAGAAGCTGATTTTATAATTATAGGTTTAAAATACAATAACCTAAAAGAAAATATAGAAGAGTTAGATGGATTAGTTGGAAAAAATACAGTAATAATGTCTTTATTAAATGGAGTTGATAGTGAAGAGATAATAGGAGAAAGATTTGGAATAGAAAAAATGGTATATTCATATGTTACCAATATAGATGCTAAGAAAATTAATAATAATATTATACATACTACTAATGGAATAATTGTATTTGGAAATAAAGATAATAGTGAAGACAGGAAAACAGATATAATAACTGAAGTTTTTGATAGTGTAAATATAGAATATGTATTATCAAAAAATATTCAACGAGATATGTGGTGGAAATACATGGTTAATATTGGGGTAAATCACACTTCAGCTATACTTGGTGCTCCTTATGGAGTATTTCAAGATTCTAAATATCTAAGAGAGTTAGCAAAATCTGCAATGAGGGAAGTAGTTGATATAGCTCAAGTAAAAGGTATATGTCTTACAGAAGAAGATGTAGAAAACTCCTTACATAGAATACTAGAACATTCAAGAGAAGGTAGAACATCAATGCTCCAGGATGTAGAGGCTCATAGACTTACAGAAGTAGACATGTTTTCTAAGAATATTTGTGAGCTTGGAAGAAAGTATAACATACCTACTCCTGTAAATCAGACTTTTTTTTATATGATAAAAGTAATTGAAAGTAGATTTTAG
- a CDS encoding dihydroorotate dehydrogenase electron transfer subunit: MYKILENIYIGEDMYKMKVKGTFEGKMGQFYMLRAWDTYPVLSRPISIHDIDEEGITFLYKVVGEGTQILSNLKVNDTIKLEGPYGNGYSKVDGKVALVGGGIGVAPLYLVAKNIKDCDAYLGFREDVILENEYKEVCNEVYTTVGNTFVTDIIDVEKYDYILTCGPTPMMEKLVKMVEGTKTRIMVSLENHMACGVGACLVCTCKTTKGNKKTCKDGPVFWGEDVIFNG, encoded by the coding sequence ATGTATAAAATTCTAGAAAATATATACATAGGTGAAGATATGTATAAAATGAAAGTAAAAGGTACTTTTGAAGGTAAGATGGGGCAATTTTATATGCTAAGAGCATGGGATACTTATCCAGTACTTTCAAGACCTATAAGCATACATGATATAGATGAAGAAGGTATAACTTTTCTTTATAAAGTAGTAGGAGAAGGAACTCAAATTCTTAGTAATCTAAAAGTAAATGATACTATAAAGCTAGAAGGCCCTTATGGAAATGGATATAGTAAGGTTGATGGAAAAGTAGCTCTAGTAGGTGGTGGAATCGGTGTAGCACCATTATATTTAGTTGCTAAAAATATAAAAGACTGTGATGCTTATCTTGGATTTAGAGAAGATGTTATATTAGAAAATGAATATAAAGAAGTTTGTAATGAGGTATATACAACAGTAGGAAATACGTTTGTGACAGACATAATTGATGTAGAAAAATATGACTATATATTAACATGTGGACCAACTCCAATGATGGAAAAATTGGTTAAAATGGTAGAAGGTACTAAAACAAGAATTATGGTGTCACTTGAAAATCATATGGCATGTGGAGTAGGGGCTTGTTTAGTATGTACATGTAAGACTACTAAAGGAAATAAAAAAACTTGCAAAGATGGTCCAGTATTTTGGGGAGAGGACGTGATTTTTAATGGCTAA
- a CDS encoding dihydroorotate dehydrogenase: MANLNVKFGNIDFKNPVIMASGTFGFGREYNEIYDIQKLGGISSKGLTLNKKPGNNGMRVHETPSGMMNSVGLENPGVQGFIDSELPFFSELDLVRIANVGGGTLEDYLLGVKLLNDKPIDIIELNISCPNVKAGGMAFGIKNEVAREVVREVRNVTKLPLVIKLSPNAEDIVGMAKVCEEEGANGVSLVNTFKAMAIDIKNRKPIFENVYAGLSGPAIKPIALRMVHEVCKNVNIPVMGMGGITKATDAIEFIMAGATCIQVGTVNFMNPKIGIEIIDGINEFMDREGIKNLEEIRGII; the protein is encoded by the coding sequence ATGGCTAATTTAAACGTAAAATTTGGAAATATTGATTTTAAAAATCCAGTAATAATGGCGTCTGGGACTTTTGGATTTGGAAGAGAATATAATGAAATTTATGATATACAAAAACTTGGTGGTATAAGCAGTAAAGGTCTTACTTTAAATAAAAAACCTGGTAATAATGGCATGAGAGTTCATGAGACACCATCAGGTATGATGAACAGTGTTGGACTTGAAAATCCTGGAGTTCAAGGATTTATAGATAGTGAACTGCCTTTCTTTAGTGAGTTAGACCTAGTTAGAATTGCTAATGTTGGAGGTGGAACATTAGAAGACTATCTACTTGGAGTTAAACTGTTAAATGACAAGCCTATAGATATTATTGAATTAAACATATCTTGTCCAAATGTCAAAGCAGGAGGAATGGCTTTTGGTATAAAAAATGAAGTGGCAAGAGAAGTTGTTCGTGAGGTAAGAAACGTAACTAAACTACCTCTAGTAATAAAATTATCGCCTAATGCTGAAGATATTGTGGGTATGGCAAAAGTTTGTGAAGAAGAAGGTGCTAATGGGGTATCTTTAGTAAATACTTTTAAAGCAATGGCGATTGATATAAAAAATAGAAAGCCAATATTTGAGAATGTATATGCTGGATTATCTGGACCAGCTATAAAGCCTATAGCTCTTAGAATGGTACATGAAGTTTGTAAAAATGTAAATATACCAGTAATGGGAATGGGTGGAATAACTAAAGCTACAGATGCTATAGAGTTTATAATGGCAGGAGCTACTTGTATTCAAGTTGGAACTGTAAATTTCATGAATCCTAAAATTGGTATTGAAATAATAGATGGAATCAATGAATTTATGGATAGAGAAGGAATAAAGAATTTAGAGGAAATAAGAGGAATTATATAA